The following coding sequences are from one Halomicrobium zhouii window:
- a CDS encoding PDC sensor domain-containing protein: MSGDDSAAGSSGGIAQTVTPNFIRQSFALKFGLVLLVMGMSVGVIGLVATEQVKSETQTNVENEYRNGALQEADIIEQWVSRNRLSTKLMSSDEGWDSNEDLSLKLENEKSELSGEVVGMHIVDTSGEQAEVVASNTLREGPTLSGRPQSWILEESFSSASDVAMSETYLTNRQHVVGFVSPVPSGEGRYILIEYSIEDIAGSLQGADRATGGFTQVVNEEGTVMIDEPRQGESGVGNVTLYSYSGGEADRPLQEAIELRSSSDDAGVIQEMQANDNVIDERYTVGYSPVSGTDWVVLVHAPYSSVFGFVQDVQQWGLIATGGGVVLIGGVGAILGYSTSSTIDRLTRKTEEMREGNLDVEISSSRIDNIGRLYDGFADMRDSLKNQIDEAERARKEAEVSRAEAMEVNNYLQQKADEFSQAMEATAAGDMTQRMETEGENESMDRIANEFNSMIEELEKTTGQLKSFADEVAESGDVVLASSESVRDASEQVAESIQKISDDAYEQKDRLQGVSENLDELVDTLERFQAENPSVDMGDSIDQFRQVATTMQEAAETSERMMAESENVAGAAEEQAAELNEVSSRAEKLKRYARPLGDILNRFETEAEHEFVFSGGPSQATRDDGDD; this comes from the coding sequence ATGAGCGGAGACGACTCAGCGGCGGGCAGTTCCGGGGGGATCGCCCAGACGGTGACGCCGAACTTCATCAGACAGAGCTTCGCGCTCAAATTCGGCCTGGTGCTCCTGGTCATGGGGATGTCCGTGGGCGTCATCGGACTCGTCGCGACCGAACAGGTCAAGAGCGAGACGCAGACGAACGTCGAAAACGAGTACCGGAACGGCGCGCTCCAGGAAGCGGACATCATCGAACAGTGGGTGTCGCGGAACCGCCTCTCGACCAAGTTGATGTCCAGCGACGAGGGCTGGGACAGCAACGAGGACCTCAGTCTCAAACTGGAAAACGAGAAATCCGAACTCTCCGGGGAAGTGGTAGGGATGCACATCGTCGACACCTCGGGTGAGCAGGCCGAGGTCGTCGCCAGTAACACCCTTCGAGAGGGGCCGACGCTCTCGGGGAGACCCCAGAGCTGGATCCTCGAGGAGTCGTTCTCCAGCGCCAGCGACGTCGCGATGTCGGAGACGTATCTCACGAACCGGCAACACGTCGTCGGCTTCGTCAGTCCCGTCCCGTCCGGGGAGGGTCGCTACATCCTCATCGAGTACAGTATCGAGGACATCGCCGGTTCGCTGCAGGGAGCCGACCGGGCGACGGGCGGGTTCACGCAGGTCGTCAACGAAGAGGGCACGGTCATGATCGACGAGCCTCGACAGGGCGAATCCGGCGTCGGTAACGTGACGCTGTACTCTTACAGCGGCGGAGAAGCCGACAGGCCGCTCCAGGAGGCCATCGAACTCCGTTCCTCGAGCGATGACGCCGGCGTCATCCAGGAGATGCAGGCCAACGACAACGTCATCGACGAGCGGTACACGGTTGGGTACTCACCGGTCTCCGGCACGGACTGGGTCGTGCTCGTTCACGCACCGTACTCCTCCGTGTTCGGCTTCGTGCAGGACGTCCAGCAGTGGGGCCTGATCGCTACCGGTGGCGGTGTCGTCCTCATCGGCGGCGTCGGTGCCATCCTCGGATACAGTACGTCGAGTACGATCGACCGACTCACCCGGAAGACCGAGGAGATGCGCGAGGGCAACCTCGACGTCGAGATCAGCTCCTCCCGCATCGACAACATCGGTCGACTGTACGACGGGTTCGCCGACATGCGCGACTCCCTGAAGAACCAGATCGACGAGGCCGAACGGGCGCGGAAGGAGGCCGAGGTGTCCCGCGCCGAGGCGATGGAGGTCAACAACTACCTCCAGCAGAAGGCCGACGAGTTCAGCCAGGCCATGGAGGCCACGGCCGCCGGGGACATGACCCAGCGGATGGAGACCGAAGGCGAGAACGAGTCGATGGACCGCATCGCGAACGAGTTCAACTCGATGATAGAGGAACTCGAGAAGACGACGGGCCAGCTCAAGAGCTTCGCCGACGAGGTCGCTGAGTCCGGTGACGTCGTGCTGGCCAGTTCCGAGTCCGTCCGGGACGCCTCCGAGCAGGTCGCAGAGTCCATCCAGAAGATTTCCGACGACGCCTACGAGCAGAAGGACCGGCTCCAGGGCGTCTCCGAGAACCTGGACGAACTCGTCGACACGCTCGAACGGTTTCAGGCAGAGAACCCCTCGGTCGACATGGGCGACTCCATCGACCAGTTCCGCCAGGTCGCGACGACGATGCAGGAGGCGGCCGAGACCAGCGAACGCATGATGGCCGAGTCCGAGAACGTCGCCGGTGCGGCCGAGGAACAGGCCGCCGAGCTGAACGAGGTCTCCTCGCGAGCGGAGAAACTCAAACGCTACGCACGCCCGCTCGGGGACATCCTCAACCGGTTCGAGACCGAAGCCGAACACGAGTTCGTCTTCTCCGGCGGTCCGTCCCAGGCGACGCGGGACGACGGCGACGACTGA
- a CDS encoding ABC transporter permease, whose product MRERAERFAVPLGLTATVAVLVVVFYYPVGSVLADAVFGDGQPTLAPILDVLEDPFYTGAGHHLFTDPLGIPAGILQWILAIEFYWSAVDVGIVELYRPIVDLPPTSIGLFGFTAYQAALSTVASVALGLPGAYLLSRYEFPGRRTIRSLTILPFVLPGIMVAVGFLAMFGRNGLFNDLLAVVGLGPVEALFTLEIVIVAHAFYNAPLVTRLVTTAWESVDRRQVETARSMGATPFRAFRDVVVPQLLPSLLTASLLTFVFTFMTFPIVLALGGLQLATVEVWLYARVQNLELTEAAALGTIETVISLGLTYLYLRYEARQVATRSAGTPLARRPLLDGVRSLRDPRRLALAGYGVVVLVVFVGPLLSMVVESVTGPGGQFTLEYYRFLLAQQTSAAIGTTRPLPAIVNSLLFGVGTLALALPMGIVVAVVANRNVSGSRAAEAVLSAPLAVSGIVVGLGLLQTLVFGTVLFDYRITVLGPIAIVFAHAVAAYPFVTRNVAPALGGLDPRLVDAARSLGASRFRSLVDIELPLVASGVVAGAAFAFAISVGEFDSTVLLAEGVDSYTMPVALERYIGNRSLGPSLGAATAMGTVLLAVTAGSFVVIDRVGGRWQP is encoded by the coding sequence ATGCGCGAACGGGCCGAGCGGTTCGCAGTGCCCCTCGGTCTCACGGCCACCGTCGCCGTCCTCGTCGTCGTCTTCTACTACCCGGTCGGGAGCGTCCTCGCCGACGCCGTCTTCGGTGACGGCCAGCCGACGCTCGCCCCCATCCTCGACGTTCTCGAAGATCCGTTTTACACCGGCGCCGGCCACCACCTCTTCACAGACCCGCTCGGGATTCCTGCGGGAATCCTCCAGTGGATTCTCGCAATCGAGTTTTACTGGTCGGCCGTCGACGTCGGCATCGTCGAACTCTATCGGCCTATCGTCGACCTCCCGCCGACGTCCATCGGCCTGTTCGGGTTCACCGCCTACCAGGCCGCGCTCTCGACCGTCGCCAGCGTGGCGCTCGGACTGCCCGGTGCGTATCTGCTCTCTCGCTACGAGTTCCCCGGCCGCCGCACCATCAGGTCCCTGACCATCCTGCCGTTCGTCCTCCCGGGGATAATGGTCGCCGTCGGTTTCCTGGCGATGTTCGGCCGAAACGGCCTCTTCAACGACCTCCTGGCCGTCGTCGGTCTGGGTCCGGTCGAGGCCCTGTTCACGCTGGAGATCGTGATCGTCGCCCACGCCTTCTACAACGCCCCGCTCGTCACCAGGCTCGTGACGACCGCCTGGGAGTCGGTGGACCGCCGGCAGGTCGAGACGGCACGGTCGATGGGGGCTACCCCGTTTCGAGCCTTCCGGGACGTCGTCGTCCCCCAGTTGCTTCCCTCACTGTTGACGGCCTCGCTGCTCACGTTCGTCTTCACGTTCATGACGTTCCCCATCGTCCTGGCGCTGGGCGGGCTCCAGCTGGCGACCGTCGAGGTGTGGCTCTATGCCCGCGTCCAGAACCTCGAACTGACGGAGGCCGCCGCGCTCGGGACTATCGAGACCGTCATCTCGCTCGGGCTGACCTACCTCTATCTTCGCTACGAGGCGCGCCAGGTCGCGACGCGAAGCGCCGGAACGCCGCTGGCGCGCCGACCGTTACTCGACGGAGTGCGCTCGCTCCGGGACCCGCGTCGACTCGCGCTCGCGGGCTACGGCGTCGTCGTCCTCGTCGTCTTCGTCGGCCCGCTCCTGAGCATGGTCGTCGAGAGCGTTACCGGCCCGGGCGGCCAGTTTACCCTGGAGTACTACCGGTTCCTCCTGGCCCAGCAGACCTCCGCGGCCATCGGAACGACGAGACCGCTTCCGGCCATCGTCAACTCGCTCCTCTTCGGCGTCGGCACGCTGGCACTCGCCCTGCCGATGGGCATCGTCGTCGCGGTCGTGGCCAATCGCAACGTCAGTGGGAGTCGCGCCGCCGAGGCCGTCCTCTCGGCCCCGCTCGCCGTCAGCGGCATCGTCGTCGGTCTCGGCCTCCTCCAGACGCTCGTCTTCGGGACGGTCCTGTTCGATTACCGGATCACGGTACTCGGACCGATTGCCATCGTCTTCGCGCACGCCGTCGCTGCCTACCCGTTCGTCACCCGCAACGTCGCGCCGGCGCTCGGCGGCCTCGATCCGCGACTGGTCGACGCGGCGCGGTCGCTGGGTGCCTCCCGGTTTCGCTCGCTCGTCGATATCGAACTCCCCCTGGTCGCCTCGGGCGTCGTCGCCGGCGCCGCATTCGCGTTCGCCATCAGCGTCGGCGAGTTCGATTCGACGGTCTTACTGGCCGAGGGAGTCGACAGTTACACCATGCCAGTCGCACTCGAGCGCTACATCGGCAACCGGTCGCTCGGACCGAGCCTCGGCGCCGCGACGGCGATGGGGACGGTGCTGCTCGCCGTGACCGCCGGCAGTTTCGTCGTGATCGACAGGGTGGGGGGACGGTGGCAACCGTGA
- a CDS encoding tyrosine-type recombinase/integrase has translation MSTRNDTVEVDDDPVEYFLDDVTYHGKTERTRSYYERVLRDFEAFLGDGARPVPLAEASHRDCMAFVHDLRGDKSESTVATYASYLHRFYAYMTEVGAFDANPMTLVMEEMDESINTDPARREISVPEMRAFVGDVRHPLERAIVVTFLKTGMRVGELCNLDLRDLHLDSGPEVGASVRVQIESRPDSLFVSSEPSRNVVVNGEERTASNKRKRDTTIPVDDELRRTLLRWLAIRPDARSSAEPLFTSTRSGWGKRLTPDMVHHMVETHAREHGWYRDGGGAAENVTPHYFRHFFTTHLRDRTGDRGIVKYLRGDVAQDVIDTYTHEWGDRVRSEYLANVYELGV, from the coding sequence ATGAGTACTCGAAACGACACCGTCGAGGTGGACGACGATCCAGTCGAGTACTTCCTCGACGACGTCACCTATCACGGAAAGACCGAGCGCACTCGTTCGTATTACGAGCGCGTCCTCCGGGACTTCGAGGCGTTCCTCGGCGACGGCGCCCGCCCCGTCCCGCTGGCAGAAGCGAGCCATCGCGACTGCATGGCGTTCGTCCACGACCTCAGGGGCGACAAGAGCGAGTCCACCGTCGCCACGTACGCCTCCTATCTCCACCGGTTCTACGCCTACATGACGGAGGTCGGCGCCTTCGACGCCAATCCCATGACGCTCGTCATGGAGGAGATGGACGAGTCCATCAACACCGACCCGGCACGCCGAGAGATCAGCGTGCCGGAAATGCGAGCGTTCGTGGGGGACGTCCGGCACCCGCTGGAGCGGGCGATCGTCGTCACGTTCCTCAAGACCGGGATGCGTGTCGGGGAACTGTGCAACCTGGACCTCAGGGACCTCCACCTCGATTCGGGTCCGGAGGTCGGTGCCAGTGTCCGCGTGCAGATCGAATCCCGTCCGGACTCGCTGTTCGTCTCCTCGGAACCATCGCGGAACGTCGTCGTGAACGGCGAAGAACGAACGGCTTCGAACAAGCGAAAACGGGATACCACGATTCCCGTCGACGACGAGCTCCGGCGGACGTTACTCCGGTGGCTGGCGATACGCCCCGATGCCCGCTCGTCGGCGGAACCGCTGTTTACGAGCACGCGAAGCGGCTGGGGGAAGCGGCTTACGCCGGACATGGTTCACCACATGGTGGAGACGCACGCCCGGGAGCACGGCTGGTATCGCGACGGCGGCGGGGCAGCGGAGAACGTCACGCCCCACTACTTCCGGCACTTCTTCACGACACACCTCCGGGACCGCACCGGCGACAGAGGGATCGTGAAGTACCTCCGCGGCGACGTCGCCCAGGACGTCATCGATACGTACACCCACGAATGGGGCGATCGCGTCCGGTCTGAGTACCTCGCGAACGTCTACGAACTGGGGGTGTGA
- the kdgK1 gene encoding bifunctional 2-dehydro-3-deoxygluconokinase/2-dehydro-3-deoxygalactonokinase: MTDLVTFGETMLRLSPPGDERVETADEYDVDVAGAESNVAVAAQRLGLDAAWLSKVPDSPVGRRVTSELRQHGVTVDVAESPDGRLGTYYLESGDVPRGNNVIYDRANAAVTTATPDELPTERVREATAFHTTGITPGLSETLFETTRDLLSLASEAGTTTTFDLNYRSKVWDPAEARAAVEALFPDVDVLFTAQRDAEHVLGRDGDAEAIARGLQAEFDFDVTVVTRGSEGALAAIDDEVYEQPTFEATDDHPVGTGDSFVGGFLSRFVDGADVPTSLEYGAATAALKRSIPGDIAVVTPGEVESVIDGATAAISR, encoded by the coding sequence ATGACGGACCTCGTGACCTTCGGCGAGACGATGCTCAGGCTCTCCCCGCCGGGAGACGAACGGGTCGAGACGGCAGACGAGTACGACGTCGACGTCGCGGGCGCGGAGAGCAACGTGGCCGTGGCCGCCCAGCGCCTCGGCCTCGACGCCGCCTGGCTCTCGAAAGTGCCCGACAGCCCGGTCGGGCGTCGGGTGACGAGCGAACTGCGCCAGCACGGCGTCACCGTCGACGTCGCGGAGTCCCCCGACGGACGGCTCGGGACGTACTACCTCGAATCGGGAGACGTCCCGCGCGGAAACAACGTCATCTACGACCGGGCGAACGCCGCCGTGACGACGGCGACGCCCGACGAACTTCCGACAGAACGGGTGCGCGAAGCGACCGCGTTCCACACCACCGGTATCACGCCCGGGCTCTCGGAGACACTGTTCGAAACGACGCGAGACCTGCTCTCGCTCGCCAGCGAGGCCGGAACGACCACGACCTTCGACCTGAACTACCGGTCGAAAGTCTGGGACCCGGCGGAGGCCAGAGCCGCGGTCGAGGCACTGTTCCCCGACGTAGACGTCCTCTTTACGGCCCAGCGCGACGCCGAACACGTGCTCGGGCGCGACGGTGACGCCGAAGCCATCGCCCGTGGACTCCAGGCGGAGTTCGACTTCGACGTCACCGTCGTCACTCGCGGGAGCGAGGGAGCGCTCGCGGCCATCGACGACGAGGTGTACGAACAGCCCACGTTCGAGGCGACGGACGACCACCCCGTCGGTACCGGCGACTCGTTCGTCGGTGGCTTCCTGTCCCGATTCGTCGACGGGGCCGACGTCCCGACGTCGCTCGAATACGGCGCGGCGACGGCGGCCCTCAAGCGGTCTATCCCCGGTGACATCGCGGTCGTCACGCCCGGCGAGGTCGAATCGGTCATCGACGGTGCGACGGCCGCTATCTCCCGGTAA
- a CDS encoding ABC transporter ATP-binding protein, whose product MATVTDAGVELDGVSVDFGDVSALNDVSITVEHGEFFTLVGPSGCGKTTTLRAIAGFETPTEGTVAIDGEDVTGRPPEDRNVGVVFQNYALFPHMNVRENVAYGLRFRDAPGGVSRQARVEELLELVDMNGLGERDPTELSGGQQQRIALARALAPGPEVLLLDEPLSALDVRLRERLRVTLREIQQSLDITTVYVTHDQEEALAISDRVAVVADGKLEQVGTPEAIYRSPASRFVAEFVGDNNVFEATVDDSDPPRVSIDEQTVPLAAASTVAPGERVTLSVRPEDLSFDERDVAITATVEQVEFLGDAYRVHCAWGETPILVKTAHDEIPRGTTTLWFDVPDVHVVGRSVTE is encoded by the coding sequence GTGGCAACCGTGACCGACGCCGGCGTCGAACTCGACGGGGTGAGTGTCGACTTCGGTGACGTCAGCGCGCTGAACGACGTCTCCATCACCGTCGAACACGGGGAGTTCTTCACGCTCGTCGGCCCCTCGGGGTGTGGCAAGACGACCACGCTGCGCGCGATTGCCGGGTTCGAAACCCCCACGGAGGGAACCGTCGCCATCGACGGCGAAGACGTGACTGGTCGGCCCCCAGAGGACCGTAACGTCGGCGTCGTCTTCCAGAACTACGCACTCTTTCCCCACATGAACGTCCGGGAAAACGTCGCCTACGGGCTCCGGTTCCGGGACGCGCCTGGCGGAGTCTCTCGGCAAGCACGTGTAGAGGAGTTGCTCGAACTGGTAGACATGAACGGACTCGGGGAGCGCGATCCGACCGAGCTATCCGGCGGTCAGCAACAGCGCATCGCCCTGGCGCGTGCGCTCGCTCCGGGTCCGGAGGTCCTGCTCCTCGACGAACCGCTCTCTGCGCTCGACGTCCGCCTCCGAGAACGCCTCCGCGTAACACTCCGGGAGATCCAGCAGTCCCTCGACATCACGACGGTGTACGTCACCCACGACCAGGAGGAGGCGCTGGCGATCAGCGACCGGGTCGCCGTCGTCGCCGACGGAAAGCTCGAACAGGTCGGGACCCCAGAGGCGATCTATCGATCCCCCGCGTCCCGCTTCGTCGCCGAGTTCGTCGGCGACAACAACGTCTTCGAGGCCACCGTGGACGACTCGGACCCGCCTCGCGTCTCAATCGACGAACAGACCGTCCCACTCGCGGCAGCGTCCACGGTCGCCCCTGGAGAACGAGTGACACTGTCAGTCCGGCCCGAGGATCTCTCCTTCGACGAGCGAGACGTCGCGATCACGGCCACCGTCGAACAGGTGGAATTCCTCGGTGACGCGTACCGCGTTCACTGTGCGTGGGGTGAGACGCCGATTCTCGTGAAGACGGCGCACGACGAGATCCCGCGAGGGACCACTACGCTCTGGTTCGACGTGCCGGACGTGCACGTCGTCGGCCGGTCCGTCACCGAGTGA
- a CDS encoding AIR synthase family protein — protein MPDLGKIDREFFDSVIYPNLGAERDDVVVGPKHGVDFGVLDVDGTAVVTATDPISILPQLGFERAGRFALDVVLADVAVSGVPPSHLSMSLTLPPEMTDEELAEMWVGISDHARELGVSIVSGHTARYAGVDYSWVGGATVLGVGDSEDVVRPDGATAGDSIVVTTGPGAEVAALFTVLFPERLDLAESTLETARGRLEEFGVVRDTMTAVDTGTVTAMHDATEGGLIGALTEMARGADVRFDVDAEAVPEAPGVVPVTDAIDVDPWEVTSTGTLVITVQAEDAESVVNALQRRGTRAAVVGAVSSGDGVFVDGAQRHAPASDPAWNALDRLSEQ, from the coding sequence ATGCCCGACCTCGGCAAGATAGACAGGGAGTTCTTCGACTCGGTCATCTATCCCAATCTCGGCGCGGAACGCGACGACGTCGTCGTCGGTCCCAAACACGGCGTCGACTTCGGCGTCCTCGACGTAGACGGCACTGCTGTCGTGACCGCCACCGATCCCATTTCGATCCTCCCGCAACTCGGATTCGAACGCGCAGGGCGGTTCGCCCTCGACGTCGTCCTCGCCGACGTCGCGGTATCCGGCGTCCCACCATCGCACCTCTCGATGAGCCTGACGCTCCCGCCGGAGATGACCGACGAGGAGCTCGCCGAGATGTGGGTCGGCATCTCCGACCACGCACGCGAACTCGGCGTGAGTATCGTCTCCGGTCACACCGCACGCTACGCCGGCGTCGACTACTCCTGGGTCGGCGGTGCGACCGTGCTGGGTGTCGGCGATTCCGAAGACGTCGTCCGCCCGGACGGAGCGACTGCCGGAGATTCCATCGTCGTAACGACTGGTCCTGGCGCTGAAGTTGCAGCCCTCTTCACCGTCCTCTTTCCCGAACGACTCGACCTCGCCGAGTCGACGCTCGAAACGGCCAGGGGCCGTCTCGAAGAGTTCGGTGTCGTTCGCGACACGATGACGGCCGTCGACACCGGTACGGTCACGGCGATGCACGACGCGACCGAAGGCGGCCTTATCGGCGCGCTCACCGAGATGGCCCGGGGCGCTGACGTTCGTTTCGACGTCGACGCGGAAGCAGTACCGGAAGCGCCGGGCGTCGTTCCGGTAACTGACGCGATCGACGTCGACCCGTGGGAGGTGACGAGCACGGGCACGCTCGTCATAACCGTCCAGGCCGAAGACGCGGAATCAGTCGTGAACGCACTCCAGCGACGCGGAACGCGGGCGGCCGTCGTCGGAGCAGTCTCCAGCGGCGACGGGGTCTTCGTCGACGGTGCCCAGCGGCACGCGCCGGCATCCGATCCGGCCTGGAATGCCCTGGATCGTCTGAGCGAACAGTAA
- a CDS encoding DUF5805 domain-containing protein, with product MASDGDVDTGRAHVQTYVPEYQKAEWASEAEALNMSLSEFVRSMVQAGRSDISVDTDVAAIESADEPAATPSSTPEPRGSGVEDRVVDILESDEFYDWDELVAALTDDVEERLEDALQELQADGEVQYSGRNGGYTLV from the coding sequence ATGGCAAGCGACGGCGACGTCGACACGGGTCGGGCACACGTTCAGACCTACGTGCCGGAATATCAGAAAGCGGAGTGGGCCAGCGAGGCCGAGGCGCTGAACATGAGTCTGAGCGAGTTCGTCCGATCGATGGTACAGGCCGGAAGGAGCGACATTTCGGTGGATACCGACGTCGCGGCGATCGAGTCTGCTGACGAACCCGCTGCAACCCCATCTTCGACGCCCGAACCCCGGGGGTCGGGCGTGGAAGACCGGGTCGTCGATATCCTCGAATCGGACGAGTTCTACGACTGGGACGAATTGGTCGCTGCGTTGACCGACGACGTCGAGGAACGTCTCGAAGACGCGCTCCAGGAACTGCAGGCCGACGGCGAGGTTCAGTACAGCGGTCGAAACGGGGGGTACACGCTCGTATGA
- the pyk gene encoding pyruvate kinase: MRSAKIVCTLGPASESVEQITALAKAGMSVARLNASHGSPEHRREMIERIREVDSRIEAPVASMLDMPGPEVRTAPIRDSIELVEGTTIRFVEGDTATPEEVGLSTSIAAVEPGDVVLLDDGRIETTVERVEDDVVHATVESGGELGARKGVNVPGVELGLPVITENDERELDVAAEMEPDFVAASFVRDGENIYEIEEALEDRGVDIPIIAKIERAGAVENLDSIVDAADAVMVARGDLGVECPLEDVPIIQKRIIRKCHVAGVPVITATEMLDSMIHERRPTRAEASDVANAVLDGTDAVMLSGETAIGDHPVRVVETMDRIVRDVESSEEYAESREQRVPNADNTRTDALARSARFLARDIGASAVVAASESGYTALKAAKFRPSIPIVASTPSDKVRRQLALSWGIIPVTTHYTNEGADAIIQQAVQAALDTDAATGGDTVVVLAGMMTELEGLNTANTLKVHVAAETVASGRSVVDGLVSAPLHRVPDGDLTSIPDGAIVSVSADFEGEFEGDIGTIGGIVDAHEGMTSYAAIVARELDIPMVSDAQIPGHVADGDVITLDAERGVIYEDAIGEHDVRE, from the coding sequence ATACGTAGCGCGAAGATCGTCTGCACGCTCGGCCCGGCCTCCGAGTCTGTCGAGCAGATAACCGCCCTCGCGAAGGCGGGGATGTCGGTGGCTCGGCTCAACGCGAGCCACGGTTCGCCGGAGCACCGCCGCGAGATGATCGAGCGGATCCGCGAGGTGGATTCCCGTATCGAGGCGCCGGTCGCGTCTATGCTGGACATGCCGGGCCCGGAGGTCCGGACCGCTCCCATCCGAGATTCAATCGAACTCGTGGAGGGAACCACCATCAGGTTCGTCGAGGGAGACACGGCGACGCCGGAAGAGGTCGGCCTCTCGACGTCCATTGCCGCCGTCGAACCCGGAGACGTCGTCCTCCTGGACGACGGCCGGATCGAGACGACCGTCGAGCGGGTCGAAGACGACGTCGTCCACGCGACCGTCGAGAGCGGCGGAGAACTCGGTGCCCGGAAGGGAGTCAACGTGCCGGGCGTCGAACTCGGCCTCCCGGTGATCACGGAGAACGACGAGCGGGAACTCGACGTCGCGGCCGAGATGGAACCCGACTTCGTGGCCGCCTCGTTCGTCCGCGACGGAGAGAACATCTACGAGATCGAGGAAGCACTTGAGGACCGGGGCGTGGACATCCCCATCATCGCGAAGATAGAGCGGGCCGGCGCCGTCGAGAACCTCGATTCTATCGTCGACGCGGCCGACGCAGTGATGGTCGCCCGGGGCGACCTCGGCGTCGAGTGTCCGCTCGAAGACGTCCCGATCATCCAGAAACGGATCATCCGCAAGTGCCACGTCGCCGGCGTTCCGGTCATCACCGCGACGGAGATGCTCGACTCCATGATCCACGAACGCAGGCCCACGCGCGCGGAGGCCTCCGACGTCGCCAACGCGGTCCTCGACGGAACGGACGCCGTCATGCTCTCGGGAGAGACGGCCATCGGCGACCACCCCGTCCGCGTCGTCGAGACGATGGACCGCATCGTCCGCGACGTCGAGTCCAGCGAGGAGTACGCCGAGTCGCGGGAACAGCGCGTGCCGAACGCCGACAACACCAGGACCGACGCGCTCGCTCGCTCGGCCCGGTTTCTCGCCCGCGACATCGGCGCGTCGGCAGTCGTCGCAGCCTCCGAGTCCGGGTACACGGCGCTGAAAGCCGCCAAGTTCCGCCCCTCGATCCCGATCGTCGCGTCGACGCCGAGCGACAAGGTCCGCCGCCAGCTGGCGCTGTCCTGGGGGATCATCCCAGTCACGACGCACTACACGAACGAGGGCGCGGACGCGATCATCCAGCAGGCGGTCCAGGCCGCGCTGGACACCGACGCCGCGACGGGCGGCGACACCGTCGTCGTCCTCGCTGGCATGATGACCGAACTCGAGGGGCTCAACACCGCGAACACGCTCAAGGTCCACGTCGCCGCGGAGACCGTCGCCAGTGGCCGGTCCGTCGTCGACGGCCTCGTCTCGGCGCCCCTCCACCGGGTCCCGGACGGTGACCTCACGTCGATACCGGACGGCGCCATCGTCTCCGTCTCCGCCGACTTCGAGGGAGAGTTCGAGGGCGACATCGGGACGATCGGCGGCATCGTCGACGCGCACGAGGGGATGACGAGTTACGCCGCCATCGTCGCCCGCGAACTCGACATCCCGATGGTCTCGGACGCACAGATCCCCGGACACGTCGCCGACGGTGACGTGATCACCCTCGACGCCGAACGCGGCGTCATCTACGAGGACGCCATCGGCGAGCACGACGTCCGCGAATAG